One genomic window of Solanum dulcamara chromosome 10, daSolDulc1.2, whole genome shotgun sequence includes the following:
- the LOC129870465 gene encoding kirola-like produces the protein MGVKGKLIASVEVKCGGHLVHDIFHTKTHHISNISPDKIQKFEIHEGESVKVGSVVNWNYNDDGKDKVSKQVIEAVDPQTKTITWKVIGGDLLELYNSFTIITSCDHQWTTCTFVYEKKTEDIPEPLVLLGFALHVTKDIEGHLLK, from the exons atgggtgtGAAAGGCAAGTTGATCGCTTCAGTAGAGGTGAAGTGCGGAGGACACTTGGTTCATGATATTTTTCACACCAAAACTCATCATATATCCAACATAAGCCCTGACAAGATCCAAAAATTTGAGATTCATGAAGGTGAATCTGTAAAAGTTGGCTCAGTTGTTAACTGGAACTATAATGACG ACGGAAAAGACAAGGTTTCAAAGCAAGTGATTGAAGCCGTTGATCCTCAAACTAAAACAATCACTTGGAAAGTGATTGGTGGAGACTTGTTAGAGTTGTACAATTCCTTCACTATTATCACATCATGTGACCATCAATGGACTACATGTACATTTGTGTATGAGAAGAAAACTGAAGACATACCAGAGCCTCTCGTTCTCTTGGGTTTTGCCCTTCATGTGACAAAAGATATAGAGGGTCACCTTCTTAAGTAA